From the genome of Streptomyces spinoverrucosus:
CGAAGAAGGCCCGGTAGACGATCAGCTGACGACGCCCCTGAAACAGGTCGAGCAGACTCACCCTGCCCTGGGGCCCATCGAACTCGTACTCCTTCTCCACCGCCGCCCACGGCATCCGACGGCGCTTGGCGGCCAGCGCGTCACGGGCGCGCGTCAGCTGCTTCTCCTCCACAAGCAGCTCCTGACGCGCGGCCTCCCACTCCTGCGGCGAAACGATCGGGGGTGTCTTCATGGCGACATCCACCTTCCAGCTCGGTCCGACCTCCTGCACCGGCTCCCTGTGTCCAGGGTCGGCCGCCATCGACACGGCCGCACCCCGCCGGCCGCGATCGTCGTCACCGCGTCGCCTCGAGCAGCGCAGCGTTCTCGCGTTCGAGGGCCTTGACGGGGCCGGAGGACCAGCCCGGCGCCAAGGAGGCCGACAAGGGGTCGGGAAAGATGTCCTCCGCCCCGACGGCCACACCGTCGAAGATCGCCCGCGCGACCGCCGCCGGAGCAGCCTTCGGCACGTCGAGATCGCGGGACATCTCCGTGTCCACCGGGCCGGCCAGCACGGCGTGCACCCGGACGCCCCGAGACGCCAGCAGCGCGCGCAGCGCCTGCGTGAGCGAGAACGCCGCGGCCTTGGAGACCAAGTACGCCGGGATCACGGGCACAGACGCGAGAGCCGCCAACGACAGCACGTTGACGACGACGCCGCGCGACCGGGTCAGCTGCGGCAGGAACGCCCGGGTGACGGCGTACGGACCGAAGAGGTTGACCGCCAGGTGCCGCTCGAGCACCGCGCGATCACCGAGGTCGTCGTAGAGCGCCAGACCGGCGTTGTTGACCAGGACGTCGAGCGCGTCGACGCTCCCTGCCGCCGCCTCGATCCGCGCACCGTCGGTCACGTCCAGCATCACCGGCGTCACACGCCCGTCCGGGTGGGACAGGGGCCGGC
Proteins encoded in this window:
- a CDS encoding SDR family NAD(P)-dependent oxidoreductase, whose amino-acid sequence is MSTPQDPIANRTVLVTGANRGIGRALVEEALRRGAQRVYAGTRRPLSHPDGRVTPVMLDVTDGARIEAAAGSVDALDVLVNNAGLALYDDLGDRAVLERHLAVNLFGPYAVTRAFLPQLTRSRGVVVNVLSLAALASVPVIPAYLVSKAAAFSLTQALRALLASRGVRVHAVLAGPVDTEMSRDLDVPKAAPAAVARAIFDGVAVGAEDIFPDPLSASLAPGWSSGPVKALERENAALLEATR